In a genomic window of Pelodiscus sinensis isolate JC-2024 unplaced genomic scaffold, ASM4963464v1 ctg138, whole genome shotgun sequence:
- the LOC102458097 gene encoding uncharacterized protein LOC102458097 isoform X2 has protein sequence MAALLAWAPCSPVAAPGAVPPAGPAPAWPSPLPRTGSNWGQAEESRPRFAPDRPRRQGRVMAVMKPAQMRVTFEEVAVYFTAGQGALLGPTQRALYRDVMQENYEILASLELPISKPELIARLERREEPWVPDLQADEGGESPRVTCTGDRTGSKNKEEYQEQEGPGKVELQKTFLRRAEGSFPQGLEQGSAWGDRRRSERQKTPDELIPSGRGLKDAKESTVQQTRPDEEKPYTCLDSGESFGREPSRIVDQRLRRGQRYYKCLECGKNFSHPLHLIKHQRIHTGDTPFKCNCGKSFIDRTGLTRHQAIHTGEKPHKCLDCGKSFIQKSRLITHHRAHTGERPFKCFECGKNFSHHSSLIKHQRIHTGDKPFKCLDCGKSFIDRTGLTRHQATHTGEKPHKCLDCGKSFIDKSQLILHQRVHTGERPYKCLECGKSFIHSSALIQHKRIHTGERPYKCLECGKDFICQSYLTKHQKRHEVDKLYKCLECGKSYADRTKFTNHRRIHTGERPHQCLECGKGFIRKSELIRHWRVHTGERPFKCLECGKSFIEKSQLTLHQRVHTGERPYKCLECGKSFIEKSQLTLHQRVHTGERPYKCLECGKDFSQRSPLIKHQRGHAGDKPYKCLNCGKSFIERSRLTTHQRTHTGERPYKCLTCGKSFTQKPHLLLHHRVHTGERPYKCLECGKDFIGPSHLIKHQKTHKDEKLYKCLKCGESFLDRTKLTSHGRIHNEERPHKCLHCAKAFNQKSQLIRHWTTHTEERLHKCVDCGKSFSKSSSLANHGRIHKREKH, from the exons ATgcgggtgaccttcgaggaggtggctgtgtatttcaccgcggggcagggggcgctgctgggccccactcagagagccctctacagggacgtcatgcaggagaactacgagaTTCTGGCATCGCTGG AACTCCCCATTTCCAAACCTGAGCTGATTGCCCGGCTGGAACGCAGAGAAGAGCCGTGGGTCCCGGATCTCCAGGCTGatgagggaggggagagcccgAGAGTTACCTGCACAG GTGACAGGACAGGGAGTAAGAACAAGGAGGAATATCAGGAGCAGGAAGGCCCTGGGAAAGTGGAGCTGCAGAAGACATTCTTGAGAAGAGCTGAAGGGAGTTTTCCCCAGGGCTTGGAACAGGGAAGTGCCTGGGGAGATCGACGCAGGTCAGAGAGGCAGAAGACACCAGATGAATTAATTCCAAGTGGTAGAGGATTGAAGGATGCCAAGGAAAGCACAGTCCAGCAGACACGTCCCGATGAAGAGAAACCCTACACATGCCTTGACAGTGGAGAAAGTTTCGGGAGGGAGCCAAGTCGTATTGTAGACCAGAGACTGCGCAGGGGCCAGAGATACTATAAATGCCTGGAGTGTGGGAAAAATTTCAGCCACCCCTTACACCTTATTaagcatcagagaatccacacaggtgaCACACCATTTAAATgcaactgtgggaaaagtttcattgACAGAACAGGACTTACTAGACATCAggcaatccacacaggagagaaaccccaCAAGTGCTtggactgcgggaaaagcttcattcAGAAGTCACGCCTTATTACACACCACCGAgcacacacaggagagagaccttttAAATGTTTTGAGTGTGGGAAAAATTTCAGTCATCACTCATCCCTTATTAagcaccagagaatccacacaggtgaCAAACCGTTTAAATGCCtcgactgtgggaaaagtttcattgACAGAACAGGACTTACTAGACATCAAgcaacccacacaggagagaaaccccacaagtgcttggactgtgggaaaagcttcattgACAAGTCACAGCTTATTCTACATCAGAGagtgcacacaggagagagaccttatAAATGCCTTGAATGTGGGAAAAGTTTTATACACAGTTCAGCTCTTATTCAAcataagagaatccacacaggtgaAAGACCCTATAAATGCCTTGAGTGTGGGAAAGATTTCATTTGTCAATCATATCTTACTAAGCATCAGAAAAGACACGAAGTTGACAAACTGTATAAATGTCTCGAATGTGGGAAAAGTTATGCTGACAGAACAAAATTTACTAatcataggagaatccacacaggggagagaccaCATCAATGTTTAGAGTGTGGGAAAGGCTTTATTCGGAAGTCAGAGCTTATTAGACACTGGAGAgtacacacaggagagagaccttttAAATGCCTGGAGTGTGGGAAGAGCTTTATTGAGAAGTCACAACTTACGCTACACCAGAGagtgcacacaggagagagaccttatAAATGtcttgagtgtgggaaaagcttcattgAGAAGTCACAACTTACTCTACACCAGAGagtgcacacaggagagagaccttatAAATGCCTTGAGTGTGGGAAAGATTTCAGTCAGCGCTCACCCCTTATTAAGCATCAGAGAGGCCACGCAGGTGACAAGCCATATAAATGCCtcaactgtgggaaaagttttattGAGCGCTCAAGGCTTACCACACATCAGAGGACTCACACAGGGGAAAGACCCTATAAATGCCTTacgtgtgggaaaagcttcactcagaAGCCACACCTTCTTCTGCACCATAGGgtgcacacaggagagagaccttatAAATGCCTTGAGTGTGGGAAAGATTTTATTGGTCCATCACATCTTATTAAGCATCAGAAAACACACAAAGATGAAAAACTATATAAATGTCTCAAATGTGGGGAAAGTTTTCTCGACAGAACAAAACTTACTAGTCATGGGAGAATCCACAACGAGGAGAGACCACATAAATGTTTACACTGTGCAAAAGCCTTCAATCAGAAGTCACAGCTTATTAGACATTGGACAACTCACACAGAGGAAAGGCTGCATAAATGtgttgactgtgggaaaagcttcagtaagaGTTCGTCACTTGCCAATCATGGGAGAATTCACAAGCGTGAAAAACACTAG
- the LOC102458097 gene encoding uncharacterized protein LOC102458097 isoform X4, which translates to MCGDRTGSKNKEEYQEQEGPGKVELQKTFLRRAEGSFPQGLEQGSAWGDRRRSERQKTPDELIPSGRGLKDAKESTVQQTRPDEEKPYTCLDSGESFGREPSRIVDQRLRRGQRYYKCLECGKNFSHPLHLIKHQRIHTGDTPFKCNCGKSFIDRTGLTRHQAIHTGEKPHKCLDCGKSFIQKSRLITHHRAHTGERPFKCFECGKNFSHHSSLIKHQRIHTGDKPFKCLDCGKSFIDRTGLTRHQATHTGEKPHKCLDCGKSFIDKSQLILHQRVHTGERPYKCLECGKSFIHSSALIQHKRIHTGERPYKCLECGKDFICQSYLTKHQKRHEVDKLYKCLECGKSYADRTKFTNHRRIHTGERPHQCLECGKGFIRKSELIRHWRVHTGERPFKCLECGKSFIEKSQLTLHQRVHTGERPYKCLECGKSFIEKSQLTLHQRVHTGERPYKCLECGKDFSQRSPLIKHQRGHAGDKPYKCLNCGKSFIERSRLTTHQRTHTGERPYKCLTCGKSFTQKPHLLLHHRVHTGERPYKCLECGKDFIGPSHLIKHQKTHKDEKLYKCLKCGESFLDRTKLTSHGRIHNEERPHKCLHCAKAFNQKSQLIRHWTTHTEERLHKCVDCGKSFSKSSSLANHGRIHKREKH; encoded by the exons ATGTGCG GTGACAGGACAGGGAGTAAGAACAAGGAGGAATATCAGGAGCAGGAAGGCCCTGGGAAAGTGGAGCTGCAGAAGACATTCTTGAGAAGAGCTGAAGGGAGTTTTCCCCAGGGCTTGGAACAGGGAAGTGCCTGGGGAGATCGACGCAGGTCAGAGAGGCAGAAGACACCAGATGAATTAATTCCAAGTGGTAGAGGATTGAAGGATGCCAAGGAAAGCACAGTCCAGCAGACACGTCCCGATGAAGAGAAACCCTACACATGCCTTGACAGTGGAGAAAGTTTCGGGAGGGAGCCAAGTCGTATTGTAGACCAGAGACTGCGCAGGGGCCAGAGATACTATAAATGCCTGGAGTGTGGGAAAAATTTCAGCCACCCCTTACACCTTATTaagcatcagagaatccacacaggtgaCACACCATTTAAATgcaactgtgggaaaagtttcattgACAGAACAGGACTTACTAGACATCAggcaatccacacaggagagaaaccccaCAAGTGCTtggactgcgggaaaagcttcattcAGAAGTCACGCCTTATTACACACCACCGAgcacacacaggagagagaccttttAAATGTTTTGAGTGTGGGAAAAATTTCAGTCATCACTCATCCCTTATTAagcaccagagaatccacacaggtgaCAAACCGTTTAAATGCCtcgactgtgggaaaagtttcattgACAGAACAGGACTTACTAGACATCAAgcaacccacacaggagagaaaccccacaagtgcttggactgtgggaaaagcttcattgACAAGTCACAGCTTATTCTACATCAGAGagtgcacacaggagagagaccttatAAATGCCTTGAATGTGGGAAAAGTTTTATACACAGTTCAGCTCTTATTCAAcataagagaatccacacaggtgaAAGACCCTATAAATGCCTTGAGTGTGGGAAAGATTTCATTTGTCAATCATATCTTACTAAGCATCAGAAAAGACACGAAGTTGACAAACTGTATAAATGTCTCGAATGTGGGAAAAGTTATGCTGACAGAACAAAATTTACTAatcataggagaatccacacaggggagagaccaCATCAATGTTTAGAGTGTGGGAAAGGCTTTATTCGGAAGTCAGAGCTTATTAGACACTGGAGAgtacacacaggagagagaccttttAAATGCCTGGAGTGTGGGAAGAGCTTTATTGAGAAGTCACAACTTACGCTACACCAGAGagtgcacacaggagagagaccttatAAATGtcttgagtgtgggaaaagcttcattgAGAAGTCACAACTTACTCTACACCAGAGagtgcacacaggagagagaccttatAAATGCCTTGAGTGTGGGAAAGATTTCAGTCAGCGCTCACCCCTTATTAAGCATCAGAGAGGCCACGCAGGTGACAAGCCATATAAATGCCtcaactgtgggaaaagttttattGAGCGCTCAAGGCTTACCACACATCAGAGGACTCACACAGGGGAAAGACCCTATAAATGCCTTacgtgtgggaaaagcttcactcagaAGCCACACCTTCTTCTGCACCATAGGgtgcacacaggagagagaccttatAAATGCCTTGAGTGTGGGAAAGATTTTATTGGTCCATCACATCTTATTAAGCATCAGAAAACACACAAAGATGAAAAACTATATAAATGTCTCAAATGTGGGGAAAGTTTTCTCGACAGAACAAAACTTACTAGTCATGGGAGAATCCACAACGAGGAGAGACCACATAAATGTTTACACTGTGCAAAAGCCTTCAATCAGAAGTCACAGCTTATTAGACATTGGACAACTCACACAGAGGAAAGGCTGCATAAATGtgttgactgtgggaaaagcttcagtaagaGTTCGTCACTTGCCAATCATGGGAGAATTCACAAGCGTGAAAAACACTAG
- the LOC102458097 gene encoding uncharacterized protein LOC102458097 isoform X3 — protein sequence MCAGDRTGSKNKEEYQEQEGPGKVELQKTFLRRAEGSFPQGLEQGSAWGDRRRSERQKTPDELIPSGRGLKDAKESTVQQTRPDEEKPYTCLDSGESFGREPSRIVDQRLRRGQRYYKCLECGKNFSHPLHLIKHQRIHTGDTPFKCNCGKSFIDRTGLTRHQAIHTGEKPHKCLDCGKSFIQKSRLITHHRAHTGERPFKCFECGKNFSHHSSLIKHQRIHTGDKPFKCLDCGKSFIDRTGLTRHQATHTGEKPHKCLDCGKSFIDKSQLILHQRVHTGERPYKCLECGKSFIHSSALIQHKRIHTGERPYKCLECGKDFICQSYLTKHQKRHEVDKLYKCLECGKSYADRTKFTNHRRIHTGERPHQCLECGKGFIRKSELIRHWRVHTGERPFKCLECGKSFIEKSQLTLHQRVHTGERPYKCLECGKSFIEKSQLTLHQRVHTGERPYKCLECGKDFSQRSPLIKHQRGHAGDKPYKCLNCGKSFIERSRLTTHQRTHTGERPYKCLTCGKSFTQKPHLLLHHRVHTGERPYKCLECGKDFIGPSHLIKHQKTHKDEKLYKCLKCGESFLDRTKLTSHGRIHNEERPHKCLHCAKAFNQKSQLIRHWTTHTEERLHKCVDCGKSFSKSSSLANHGRIHKREKH from the exons ATGTGCG CAGGTGACAGGACAGGGAGTAAGAACAAGGAGGAATATCAGGAGCAGGAAGGCCCTGGGAAAGTGGAGCTGCAGAAGACATTCTTGAGAAGAGCTGAAGGGAGTTTTCCCCAGGGCTTGGAACAGGGAAGTGCCTGGGGAGATCGACGCAGGTCAGAGAGGCAGAAGACACCAGATGAATTAATTCCAAGTGGTAGAGGATTGAAGGATGCCAAGGAAAGCACAGTCCAGCAGACACGTCCCGATGAAGAGAAACCCTACACATGCCTTGACAGTGGAGAAAGTTTCGGGAGGGAGCCAAGTCGTATTGTAGACCAGAGACTGCGCAGGGGCCAGAGATACTATAAATGCCTGGAGTGTGGGAAAAATTTCAGCCACCCCTTACACCTTATTaagcatcagagaatccacacaggtgaCACACCATTTAAATgcaactgtgggaaaagtttcattgACAGAACAGGACTTACTAGACATCAggcaatccacacaggagagaaaccccaCAAGTGCTtggactgcgggaaaagcttcattcAGAAGTCACGCCTTATTACACACCACCGAgcacacacaggagagagaccttttAAATGTTTTGAGTGTGGGAAAAATTTCAGTCATCACTCATCCCTTATTAagcaccagagaatccacacaggtgaCAAACCGTTTAAATGCCtcgactgtgggaaaagtttcattgACAGAACAGGACTTACTAGACATCAAgcaacccacacaggagagaaaccccacaagtgcttggactgtgggaaaagcttcattgACAAGTCACAGCTTATTCTACATCAGAGagtgcacacaggagagagaccttatAAATGCCTTGAATGTGGGAAAAGTTTTATACACAGTTCAGCTCTTATTCAAcataagagaatccacacaggtgaAAGACCCTATAAATGCCTTGAGTGTGGGAAAGATTTCATTTGTCAATCATATCTTACTAAGCATCAGAAAAGACACGAAGTTGACAAACTGTATAAATGTCTCGAATGTGGGAAAAGTTATGCTGACAGAACAAAATTTACTAatcataggagaatccacacaggggagagaccaCATCAATGTTTAGAGTGTGGGAAAGGCTTTATTCGGAAGTCAGAGCTTATTAGACACTGGAGAgtacacacaggagagagaccttttAAATGCCTGGAGTGTGGGAAGAGCTTTATTGAGAAGTCACAACTTACGCTACACCAGAGagtgcacacaggagagagaccttatAAATGtcttgagtgtgggaaaagcttcattgAGAAGTCACAACTTACTCTACACCAGAGagtgcacacaggagagagaccttatAAATGCCTTGAGTGTGGGAAAGATTTCAGTCAGCGCTCACCCCTTATTAAGCATCAGAGAGGCCACGCAGGTGACAAGCCATATAAATGCCtcaactgtgggaaaagttttattGAGCGCTCAAGGCTTACCACACATCAGAGGACTCACACAGGGGAAAGACCCTATAAATGCCTTacgtgtgggaaaagcttcactcagaAGCCACACCTTCTTCTGCACCATAGGgtgcacacaggagagagaccttatAAATGCCTTGAGTGTGGGAAAGATTTTATTGGTCCATCACATCTTATTAAGCATCAGAAAACACACAAAGATGAAAAACTATATAAATGTCTCAAATGTGGGGAAAGTTTTCTCGACAGAACAAAACTTACTAGTCATGGGAGAATCCACAACGAGGAGAGACCACATAAATGTTTACACTGTGCAAAAGCCTTCAATCAGAAGTCACAGCTTATTAGACATTGGACAACTCACACAGAGGAAAGGCTGCATAAATGtgttgactgtgggaaaagcttcagtaagaGTTCGTCACTTGCCAATCATGGGAGAATTCACAAGCGTGAAAAACACTAG
- the LOC102458097 gene encoding uncharacterized protein LOC102458097 isoform X1: MAALLAWAPCSPVAAPGAVPPAGPAPAWPSPLPRTGSNWGQAEESRPRFAPDRPRRQGRVMAVMKPAQMRVTFEEVAVYFTAGQGALLGPTQRALYRDVMQENYEILASLELPISKPELIARLERREEPWVPDLQADEGGESPRVTCTAGDRTGSKNKEEYQEQEGPGKVELQKTFLRRAEGSFPQGLEQGSAWGDRRRSERQKTPDELIPSGRGLKDAKESTVQQTRPDEEKPYTCLDSGESFGREPSRIVDQRLRRGQRYYKCLECGKNFSHPLHLIKHQRIHTGDTPFKCNCGKSFIDRTGLTRHQAIHTGEKPHKCLDCGKSFIQKSRLITHHRAHTGERPFKCFECGKNFSHHSSLIKHQRIHTGDKPFKCLDCGKSFIDRTGLTRHQATHTGEKPHKCLDCGKSFIDKSQLILHQRVHTGERPYKCLECGKSFIHSSALIQHKRIHTGERPYKCLECGKDFICQSYLTKHQKRHEVDKLYKCLECGKSYADRTKFTNHRRIHTGERPHQCLECGKGFIRKSELIRHWRVHTGERPFKCLECGKSFIEKSQLTLHQRVHTGERPYKCLECGKSFIEKSQLTLHQRVHTGERPYKCLECGKDFSQRSPLIKHQRGHAGDKPYKCLNCGKSFIERSRLTTHQRTHTGERPYKCLTCGKSFTQKPHLLLHHRVHTGERPYKCLECGKDFIGPSHLIKHQKTHKDEKLYKCLKCGESFLDRTKLTSHGRIHNEERPHKCLHCAKAFNQKSQLIRHWTTHTEERLHKCVDCGKSFSKSSSLANHGRIHKREKH; encoded by the exons ATgcgggtgaccttcgaggaggtggctgtgtatttcaccgcggggcagggggcgctgctgggccccactcagagagccctctacagggacgtcatgcaggagaactacgagaTTCTGGCATCGCTGG AACTCCCCATTTCCAAACCTGAGCTGATTGCCCGGCTGGAACGCAGAGAAGAGCCGTGGGTCCCGGATCTCCAGGCTGatgagggaggggagagcccgAGAGTTACCTGCACAG CAGGTGACAGGACAGGGAGTAAGAACAAGGAGGAATATCAGGAGCAGGAAGGCCCTGGGAAAGTGGAGCTGCAGAAGACATTCTTGAGAAGAGCTGAAGGGAGTTTTCCCCAGGGCTTGGAACAGGGAAGTGCCTGGGGAGATCGACGCAGGTCAGAGAGGCAGAAGACACCAGATGAATTAATTCCAAGTGGTAGAGGATTGAAGGATGCCAAGGAAAGCACAGTCCAGCAGACACGTCCCGATGAAGAGAAACCCTACACATGCCTTGACAGTGGAGAAAGTTTCGGGAGGGAGCCAAGTCGTATTGTAGACCAGAGACTGCGCAGGGGCCAGAGATACTATAAATGCCTGGAGTGTGGGAAAAATTTCAGCCACCCCTTACACCTTATTaagcatcagagaatccacacaggtgaCACACCATTTAAATgcaactgtgggaaaagtttcattgACAGAACAGGACTTACTAGACATCAggcaatccacacaggagagaaaccccaCAAGTGCTtggactgcgggaaaagcttcattcAGAAGTCACGCCTTATTACACACCACCGAgcacacacaggagagagaccttttAAATGTTTTGAGTGTGGGAAAAATTTCAGTCATCACTCATCCCTTATTAagcaccagagaatccacacaggtgaCAAACCGTTTAAATGCCtcgactgtgggaaaagtttcattgACAGAACAGGACTTACTAGACATCAAgcaacccacacaggagagaaaccccacaagtgcttggactgtgggaaaagcttcattgACAAGTCACAGCTTATTCTACATCAGAGagtgcacacaggagagagaccttatAAATGCCTTGAATGTGGGAAAAGTTTTATACACAGTTCAGCTCTTATTCAAcataagagaatccacacaggtgaAAGACCCTATAAATGCCTTGAGTGTGGGAAAGATTTCATTTGTCAATCATATCTTACTAAGCATCAGAAAAGACACGAAGTTGACAAACTGTATAAATGTCTCGAATGTGGGAAAAGTTATGCTGACAGAACAAAATTTACTAatcataggagaatccacacaggggagagaccaCATCAATGTTTAGAGTGTGGGAAAGGCTTTATTCGGAAGTCAGAGCTTATTAGACACTGGAGAgtacacacaggagagagaccttttAAATGCCTGGAGTGTGGGAAGAGCTTTATTGAGAAGTCACAACTTACGCTACACCAGAGagtgcacacaggagagagaccttatAAATGtcttgagtgtgggaaaagcttcattgAGAAGTCACAACTTACTCTACACCAGAGagtgcacacaggagagagaccttatAAATGCCTTGAGTGTGGGAAAGATTTCAGTCAGCGCTCACCCCTTATTAAGCATCAGAGAGGCCACGCAGGTGACAAGCCATATAAATGCCtcaactgtgggaaaagttttattGAGCGCTCAAGGCTTACCACACATCAGAGGACTCACACAGGGGAAAGACCCTATAAATGCCTTacgtgtgggaaaagcttcactcagaAGCCACACCTTCTTCTGCACCATAGGgtgcacacaggagagagaccttatAAATGCCTTGAGTGTGGGAAAGATTTTATTGGTCCATCACATCTTATTAAGCATCAGAAAACACACAAAGATGAAAAACTATATAAATGTCTCAAATGTGGGGAAAGTTTTCTCGACAGAACAAAACTTACTAGTCATGGGAGAATCCACAACGAGGAGAGACCACATAAATGTTTACACTGTGCAAAAGCCTTCAATCAGAAGTCACAGCTTATTAGACATTGGACAACTCACACAGAGGAAAGGCTGCATAAATGtgttgactgtgggaaaagcttcagtaagaGTTCGTCACTTGCCAATCATGGGAGAATTCACAAGCGTGAAAAACACTAG